From the genome of Chlorocebus sabaeus isolate Y175 chromosome 21, mChlSab1.0.hap1, whole genome shotgun sequence:
CTGCTCCTTGTGGCAATCCACCAGAACCATGAAAGTCTTCAGAAAAGTATCAAATCATTTAATTTACAAGTTGAAAGAAGGCAGTAGAAAAGAGGAAGGATCTCTAAAATCAGAGATTGTATCTAATAATTCTGAGGAAGTGCTGAGAGTCAGTACCTTGAGATATCACATTTTTTCCATGTATCTGcaaaatatctttagttattaatctaaaatatgcattaaaatataagtggaaaactataaaacataattttcatgTAGTTTTCAATGTAAAGACAGTCCAAATGCCTGCAGTAGAAATTCACACTGTTAAAGgcattttgaaaaatcttttaggaaaaaaataaataaactgtttttCATTGCCAAACATGgctttaaaattaagtaaaattcaaAGTCACCAAGAGTTTTGTACAAAATTATATCAATgtaaaattaacattttgctTAACTACATTAGTTTATTTAGTATATTTAAtgttctaaaaaagtaaaaattataaaatcttcaAAACTTTGAATGCCAACTCATGTTTattctttataattaataaaaacatcataaataaaatatacacctcCAAATGATATTCATTAATTGTGtgttatttttgctgttttttttagCTTTCCTCTTCTATGAGTGTCTTTCTAAACAAAGTTATCTGGGAAATTGTGTCCTCTTGTGGTCACTGGCAAAAACAACATGTTTTCTGCAGAAAGAACCAAACCAAACAATAGCAGCAGGACATAAGGCTTCAGGAAAAGCCATTTGTGAAAAACGGAAATCCCTTCAAGTGTAGAAAGGTGAAAGTTATGACTAATCAGAAAGATAAATTgaactgaaaaaaacaaagaatgtaaatcattcaatttatatttaaattacagGTCATCGAATGATTAAAAAGAAGACGCATAATGCTATGTAGAAAGACTGAGACAATGATAATAGTTCCTATGAATAACTATTCATTTCTTGCATTCTTTCATCAGTTATTCCAGCAATTCTTTGATATAAGTGAAGTGAGCGTGTTTTCCAACAAGGTTAATGTGCAGCTGAGACACCAACTCTCCAGCCTGCACACcccctgaaaaaaacaaaacaaaacaaacaaaaaaacactcttCAAGACTCCATACTTTTCCATATTCTGATCCTGTGCTTTCTACAGGTTAGACCTATGTGTCCTCATCCCATCCTTATGCTGAGTTCAGAATGTCAGCTATTTTAAAGattaacatttatttgaaaatttcatttGTGGTACTGTTGGCACCccaatttattgtgtttttttactttttggttttatttctggattgaaaacttcacattttataactttaattttttttaacttttaaagctATTTAGATAGAAAAATATTGAATCTGTTGAATTTATGAATTAAATCATCATTTAAAGAGAATGAGTTTTTATTTAGGGAAAGGTGTTCAAACATCATTAAGGCTACCAGGgtcatgaaagaagaaaaagctttTACACAGTTATTGTGCTGACGTGACTTTATATTCCACTTTAATAAAATTCTCTCATTTAAACAGCAGTCCCTCTGGAGTGCTCAAAACAAGATGAAATCTAAGATATAAAACTTCATCTGATATTCACTCAATTGCAGCCTTTCTAATTTTCACTCCCTTCCGTGCGAATGCTCCTCTGCATTATTTATGCAATTCGGAGAAATTATTTCTCAGAAGTAGGAGCCAACAAACAGGTGATAGGCCATCTAAAGtctgaggagaaagaagagtagGAACAGATTGAGGTACTCACCTTTTATGCAAGCTCAAACTCCAGAATTTACCAGCTTGCTAACCATTCTATagtgtgtgtttcttttccttaTCTAAAAGTATTTATAATTGATTATTGCTAAGAGAATGTCACAGCATATTCAAACTGTCAGGATACTTAATACTTACTGTATATGGTTGGTGTGAGATTTCTAACTCTGTTACTTTTAacagtattttttgtttcaactttTAACACAGCACACATTCCTCAGGCAGGATTGCAAACATGCCAAGTTTGCAATTTGAAAACAAAGATCGTTTTGAATTATCCAAgtacaaaagaaatttttttcatttaattttttttgggggggacttTATTTTAGAAGGAGGCAAAATGTCTGAACTCCAGTTAATCTAGCATTCCCAAAGAAGGTAGTCCCCACTGACATCCTTACAGTTAGGCTAACTTCAGCctcaaaagaaaatttctaaGATTGTTTTCACGACCCCAAGATTGGGATTTTAGAAAGAAGTAAGCTTTCAAATTTAAACGAAACATTGCAGAAGTTGCAATTATTGTTGCATATATAAGAAAATTCAGAATTATATCTGACTTGTCAACAAGTAAAAAGGGAGCCATTCTTGcaaatgtggaaaagaaaattGTTAGGTAAAATGTTAGATAAGAAAGAGCTGTATATGAGCAGATTGGACTGTCAGCAGGGCGTGCTGCAGTTTGTAAAGCAGGGAGTATCTAGCTCCAGCCATTTTTTGAGAGGTAACTCCGAGACTACCTTTTGCTACAAAAGTAACATTCAAGCCTTACTTAGGAACTCAAAAGTCGTCTCATCCTCCACTCTTCGAAACAGTTCAAGAGCAATTTCTTCTTAGAACTAGTCATCAATTGTGACTCTGGCTGAAAGGTTCCATGGTCAGGATGGTTCTGGTTAGGTGTTCATTTTGAATTCCCCTCTAAGTATTCTGGCATCAGAGCGTCGCCTGAGCCTTGGGGGATCCCTGTACTCAATGGCCAGGAGCGCTCCATCAGCTAGAAGTTTTAGTGCCGGGAAAAGGGCTGGGCTCACTTGTTTAAGAACCAGTCTTTGAGATTGATGACTTTGCAAGATGGGCTGGCTAATGACCCCTGGCTGCTGCGCTGTTGTGGACTCGGTTTCTCCTCCAGCTTGcccgctcccctccccttccccaatTCCCCTTGGTCAGGTAAGATTTCCTTACACTTTACCCACACTTTCCTGTCTTGCTTATCAGTGGCCACAAAGGAAAGAGTCCAATCATTCGAtctctttatttttgagaaaagagaaaaaaagaacaaaacaaaaataagatttgatatttatgttttaaaaaaatagctgaagTGGAAAAAGTTTCGAGCCTTCTGCAGCCACGTTCTAAATAAGAATTGCAGAATACTGTGCAATTTAGATTTACAAAAAGAACACTTGGTGGAGAGTGGGGCAGAATTTTTGCCGcattctctaagcgcttccaagaGATAAAATCCTGTAAGCGGAACATGCAAACGCAAGGGTGCAGGGGTGACTGTTTTGAGAACTGCTAGAGTGCTACCGAAATTAAGTGGAGGTCAAGTTGAATCTGATTTTCAGAGAGACTATTTTACAATAAGGCAGCGGCTCACTGAACAGACCAGTTGACAAGCTGTAGTCACTGTTTCTGAGTATTTCTGTAAAAATGGTAAGGGACCAATTCTGTCATTTGTCCCTCTCATGAAGGCACAGTCTTGTTTACACCTCGCTGGAGAAATAACACCCGCCTTCACTTCTCCGAAAAAGCTGAACCCTTCAGTCGACCCAAGGAGCTCCACACCCTAAGGTTTCCAGGACTAAAGCTGCGAGTCTCAGCGGGGAACAGCCACGTGGCCTGCCTGAGCGTCGCCTGGGCTCCTGCCTCCAGCTTGAGATATCTGCAGCCGCGAACCTTGGTCCAGCCCAGAAAGCGGCGCTTTGCTGAATTAATTGTTCCCACTGGCGAGTCCGTACTGAGGAGCCCAAGAGCGGACTTTATGTGCGGGGTGCACAAAACTCGTCGCCCCCAAACgctgcccccaccccaacacTGTGTACTGACTCCAGCCTTTTATTTTGCCGTGTAAGGGATGGACATGAAACGGTTTTGTACCTCCATTCATTTCAAAAAGGGAACAAATATGGCATTGCAAAAGATGGGCTTCTTATCCAAGGTGGCTTTCTTTCTTGTTCACCAACTTTGTTGCTTCCAGTTTGCCAGGATCTACATTAACATCCTCTTTGGGGCTCGTTTTAACATACAGACAGAAATGCTTAAAATGTTAGTGTATCCAAGTAATTGGCATGCGTTTGGGGCTCACGAAGCCTAATTGTTCACTGGATCTCCTAGATAGCGGGGGCTGGGAGGGGGGTCTCAGAGCGGGCAGCCCCTTATGTCCAGGCGCTATCAAATTCCCAGTTCACTCTTACAAGCTGGCCTTTCAGGGTCACAATGCGGGGCCTAATTTGGGGGTGGGGATGAAATGGCCACAGGGTCTCTCCCTTGGGTTGGCATTGCCAGCTGTCAGGGCCGCAGCAAAGGCGCTGCGCTGCCCCCCTCTGGCTCTGCTACCTTCCCCAAGGACTGGGTTTCCTTGCACCGGAGAGTGAACTTCTGCCTCTTTCGAGCACCTTCCGAGGCGTAGTCCTTTGGATGTTGGGGAGTGTTAGACTGGGTCGTTGTAGAGGGGAAAGGAGGGCCCAGAAGGGTGAGAGAGCAGGCCAGGACGCAAATCCTCAGCCTCCGCCGCGCAGCCACGTCTTCAGAAACGCCCAGGACCTCGGGGCTGGGCCGCGGCGGTTTGGTCCTTGGAACTCCAAGGGGTTCGTCTACCTGACCATTGAGTGGGCTCCGCGGTTGACAGTTTTCTTGGCATGCCCCCCCACCCAacaccgccccccacccccagccccagcaatCCCAAATCGGCCCCACGGACCTAGAGGGCTCTTGGGCGAGATGAGACATCACCCACTGTGTAGAAGCTGTTGCCACTGCTGCTGTCACAGCCACTCCGGATGCGGCTGCCACCGCGGCCAGGACAGTCTCCTCCGGCCGCTTCCTGGGCTGCGCTAGGGCTCGGGGGCGCTGCCCGCACGCTCCAGCGGGGAAGGAAATCGCCCCGCGCCCGCCAGGGGAAGGCGacggggagggaagggggaggacgGCTAGGAGGCGGGTGGAGGGGCCGGCCGCCCGGGCCAGGTCGTTTTTGAATGGTTTGGGAGGACGAATTGTTAGACCCCGAGGAAGGGAGGTGGGACGGGGGAGGGGGACTGGAAAGCGGAAACTTTCCTATAAAACTTCGAAAAGTCCCTCCTCCCCACGTCAGGCCAATGACACTGCTGCCCCCAAACTTTCCGCCTGCACGGAGGTATAAGAGCCTCCAAGTCTGCAGCTCTCGCCCAACTCCCAGACACCTCGCGGGCTCCGCAGCACCGGCACCGTTTCCAGGAGGCCAGGCGGGGTGTGCGTGCAGCCGTTGGGCGCTTTCTTTTTGGACCTCGGGGCCATCCACACCgtcccctccccctcccgcctCCCTCCCCGCCTCCCCCGCGCGCCCTCCCCGCGGAGGTCCCTCCCGTCCGtcctcctgctccctcctccGCGGGCCGCACCGCCCGGGCCGGCGCCGCGCGCTGGGGAAGCTGGCGGGCTGAGGCGCCTcgctctcctcctcttccccggGCTGCCCCTCTGCCCCGGACCCGCGAGGCCACGCGTCGCCGCTCGAGAGATGATGCAGGACGTGTCCAGCTCGCCAGTCTCGCCGGCCGAcgacagcctgagcaacagcgaAGAAGAGCCAGACCGGCAGCAGCCGCCGAGCGGCAAGCGCGGGGGACGAAAGCGGCGTAGCAGCCGGCGCAGCGCGGGCGGCGGCGCGGGGCCCGGTGGAGCCGCGGGCGGGGGCGTCGGAGGCGGCGACGAGCCGGGCAGTCCGGCCCAGGGCAAGCGCGGCAAGAAGTCTGCGGGCTGCGGCGGCGGcagcgcgggcggcggcggcagcagcagcggcggcgggAGCCCGCAGTCGTACGAGGAGCTGCAGACGCAGCGGGTCATGGCCAACGTGCGGGAGCGCCAGCGCACCCAGTCGCTGAACGAGGCGTTCGCCGCGCTGCGGAAGATCATCCCAACGCTGCCCTCGGACAAGCTGAGCAAGATTCAGACCCTCAAGCTGGCGGCCAGGTACATCGACTTCCTCTACCAGGTCCTCCAGAGCGACGAGCTGGACTCCAAGATGGCAAGCTGCAGCTATGTGGCTCACGAGCGGCTCAGCTACGCCTTCTCGGTCTGGAGGATGGAGGGGGCCTGGTCCATGTCCGCGTCCCACTAGCAGGCGGagccccccaccccctcagcAGGGCCGGAGACCTAGGTAAGGACCGCGCCGCTGCACCCCTTCGCCTCTCAGGTGGCAGACGACTGGCCGACCAGGCCGCGGTTCCCAGTGCACCTcgatttcctctcctctcccactcTCCTCTCAGCTTTCCCACCTCACTTGGCACCGTTGCCTCGCGCCCCCAGCGTCCCGGGTAGGCCGGTCGGACCCCGTTAGGGAGAGCAGTCTCCAGGGGGATGCGCCctggtgaggggtgtgtgtgcgcGTGAGTGTGCGTGACAGGAGGGGAGACAGAGACACCCAGGGGTCACGGGTAAGGACCGTTTTGCCAGCGCCACCGTTTCTTTCAGCTTTCAATTTTTGTTCTCCTTAaaacatatgttttaaaacaaattccacctcctcctcctttccaccCACCCACTTCCTCTTGCCCTTGGGCTGAAATCCTTCCAGGTTGTTCAGCTTAATTCTCGGTGGTGGTGATAAGAACAGTGCTCACTAGTCTTAGAAAACAGCCACAGAGACCTAAACAATAACCGACTCCCCCCTCTGGGTTTTTGCAGATGTCCTTGTTTccagagaaggagaaaatggaCAGTCTAGAGACTCTGGAGCTggataactaaaaataaaaatatatgccacAGATTTTCTTGGAAATTAGAAGAGCAAAATCCAAATTCAAAGAAACAGGGCGTGGGGCgcacttttaaaagagaaagcgAGACAGGCCCGTGGACAGTGATTCCCAGACGGGCAGCGGCACCATCCTCACACCTCTGCATTCTGATAGAAGTCTGAAcagttgtttgtgtgtttttttttttttttttgacgaagaatgtttttatttttatttttttcatgcatGCATTCTCAAGAGGTCGTGCCAATCAGCCACTGAAAGGAAAGGCATCATTATGgactttctctattttaaaatggtAACTATCAGAGGAACTATAAGAACACCTTTAGAAATAATACTGGGATCAAACTGGCCTGCAAAACCATAGtcagttaattctttttttcatccttcctctgagggggaaaaaaaaacttaaaatgcaaaaaacaacattctatttatttattgaggaccCATGGTAAAATGCAAATAGATCCGGTGTCTAAATGCATTCatatttttatgattgttttgtaaatatctttgtatatttttctgcaataaataaatatgataaaaaaatttaaagaacctTAGAGTTTGgtctatatttttaaagctaaagATTAAGTTGGTGGTAAATACCTGCTTGTTTAATTCTAAAGGCACCCAGGAGGGAGGGGGCACTAATATAAACAAAACAGTGAAAAACTCAAAGCAGCTACTGACAGGCACAAGcatgttatttaaaaagacaGGTTTATTATTATTCCAGCTTGGTATTCAGTGGGCTTAGTAGCATCTCTTCTTCATATCATCTCCAAACAGCAAAAACTAACTAATTTGCTATTCACCTCCCTTATATTTTGAGGTGGTAGTTGTAAAACCGTTAAATGCAAATAAGGAGTATGAAACCTGCAGTATTCTCTTATTATGTACTTTTTGTCATGCTCTGCACTGTTTGTGAAGATTCCTAAATAACAAGTTTTCAGTGAAAAGATACATAGTGGTATGAAAATTTTCTGTACACACATGGGAATGACCAGAAATTCATAGAAAACAAAGTGCAAATCAGCAGAAAAGGGAAAATTCCATTTGTAATTTGCTTAACTGTTCTCTCATGAATGAATATGACATTTAGTGTCTTGTTtgctaaaaagaaaagttaatataTCCCTATATTGATGCTATTTGGGAagcatcattcttttttatgtgtgAAGAATATAAGACTGAACTTACAGTATCGTTGGTAACTGTTGGAACAATCACAGTTTTAAATACTACAGCTATGCAGTTTCTAGTCAATTCattagcaaatatattttatccAAAATTACACAGAATTTTTCCCTGGTGAGATCATacatacccacacatacacaATCTGAAGTTAAGTAAAACAATAATGGGCAAATGGGggtttttgattttttacttCATTCTGATTATTTCTGGGCCAGGAAGATACTGGCTTTTATAATTAACATTATTAGAAATAGTGATTTTGTATCAGTTCTTAACTTTTACATCCAATTCACTGCATTCAAGTGTAACTGGGGAAGCTTTCAAACTGGAAAATTATTTTGGTGCCTAATTCAAACAGTGACTAATAAGTGTATGTATCCAAAGAGATCGTTGTTGCTTAGCTTAGGTTGAGGTTATTTTATTGCctgaaggtttttgttttcttcttcacacaGCACTATAGAATGCTGACATAAGAATATTATGaatttattgttaatattttagatAGTATTTTACAATAAGGAGTCTGCAGCATTTACTTGTattaaaacattactgaaagcTGGGAGAAgtattatttttggattttgatAGTCCTTTAGCAAATAACAGGGAAGGTGATTATGTGTTGGCGTATTTgtggggtgtttgtgtgtgtgtgtgtgtgtggtgtgtaagGTAGGTTAGAATTGTAAGGAGAGTGCCCTAGAAGGATGAGGGAAAGCATTAGGTTGGTAATTCTCTTCTGTATGTATCGTCCAACCACttccattttctaaattattcatGAGGAGTCTCCTTGTTCACTAGCTTGGTCTGACTATTTGATATTTCAGATTTCTTGAGGTACACCAGGATGGAGCTGGTCATCACTGCTGAGAAGGTAATTGTTATCTTAACTCTGGATATAAGAACTAATTGTGTCAAAGAAAGGTAGCTCTccatttgccttttctttctttttttaaatgtgttttgctttttctacttctttcatAAGAGGAAACActttagagaaaagcaaataccatGTTTATAGTAATATTAAATACTAAACTGAAGGTAATGTTTCCCCCCAGATtttcagagaaataaatgaatgaaaaaggtggtaaataattgtattttgaatGAGGCAACTGcacaatgaaaaatattaagtacTATAATGCAATCTCCAGCTTGCAGACTCTAATCCCTACCTCCATATACACAAGACATAAATCGCGAAGTTCTTTTTTAGAATAGAAATGAAGCCACCTGTCTCTTTCCCTCCaccattttatcttcttttgattttatttcattttatttttgctaccTACTCTTAAAGAACACATAGAATGAATTACCTCTGTTTCAGAAATGAGAAACTAATGCTTTCCAATTAATGTGTTGGTTCACTCGGGATCTTTTTCCTTCAGCCAGAATGCATTTGCTAGGGGAAAGTATTGTATTAAATTGTCTTGGTTAAACTATAGACAATTGaatgtttcctttactgtgctattgattatttttatcttgtttataAGTTGGTCAGATTGATAGCCTTTAGTCACAAGAAAGCAGTAATTTTTTACCCATATGCACATTTCCCCTTTTGTGCACATACATGCCAAGCACATGTCCAGATGATAATGATAATTCATGCACAGTTACAGGTACCCTCGCCAAAGTGGaacatattattaataaaataatgttaagaaGCAGAAACTTGCACAATGTGTGTACATTTTTTCCCATACTCAACAACGGCACAAGCTTCTTGACCCTTCGGTCTTAAGGTTCATATTCATAATGGAGCTTTTTAAGGGACACTTGGCCTCTTGCGAAAAAGTAGAGCATTTTGCACATTCCATGGTTTGGCAAAGTCAGAACTGGTTATTTTCTCTAGACCAGTATCAAGTTCTTCTCAGGCATATGATTTCACTTGAAGTCCTGCCCAGGAATCCTTCAAAGTGAGCGTTTGTCCCACTCTCATGATGTCAGGCGGTTTTCCCTGCATCTgtaatttgaagaaaaacaaacaaacctgcgGGGAACAAACGCCACGGAAACCCAAACAGAACTCCGTGGGGAGCGAGGGTCTCACCTGCGGCGGGTGTGGGAGAGGGGCAAGGGCATGGTATCCGCCTGCGTGGGTGGCGGACCCAGCCCGTGCGGTGGGGAGAATGACGATGTCCCTACCTCTGTCGGTTTGCGTGGAAGGCCCCCAGCCCAGCGTCTGGCCGCTGCTAGGAGGCGGCAGTGCCAAGTGTCAGCGGTAGCAAGGGGAGCAATAGCAACAGATTTAGGCAAAGGCCCAACCTGGAATTTCCAGAGACAGGCCTACATTAGGGGACAGACAGGGGTCGGGCGGGGATCCTCGGGGGCCACTTTTGCAGAATTTTCCGCTTATATGTCATAATGAATGCGCCGCCCCCAGCACCAGTGAAAGTGGAAGGAAAGTGCACCGGCAAAGTGGAAGGAGAAATCGGTTTCTTCCTATTTTCTCAAAGCCGGCAATCCCactatttctcagaaacctccCAACTCTTTGAGAGCCCACGAATGTGCAAATAGGAGGATTATTAACTATCTTTATTTACTGGACAGCAAAGGATAGGACCcagtttcaattaaaaaaaaaaaagaaaaagaaaaccgaCATGGGATATATTTTTCCCTCGCTTTTGTCCCAAGGCCTCAGGACGTGAGCCCACTTAATGTTCTTAGCAAATCAAAGCACGTGTCCTTTGAAGAAGGTGTGTAATTGGAGTTTAAGGCATGTATGGAATTCCCAGATGTCTATAAAGTAAGAAGGAGCATGTGGCAGGTCACTGGAAGGTGGAGCAGGTTAAAATCACTGGCACAGACGTGCCCCCTTTAGATTCTCCTCCTTTGTAAGGACCAACGAGATAAGCCTTCTGAAAGGTTGAGATGGGATCATGATGAATATTCAGCTTCTGGAATCAGAGTCATAGTAACCATGGTAAAAAGCACATGGTCAGAAAACCTCAAAGAAAACACTCAATTATAGCCGGGATTTTGTGGGCACCCTGCAACGAGATGGTTTGGGGTTTGCTGCAGTGAAAGCCTCCAACAGCCTCCTTTCTTGTTTACGTggactattttcttttccttctattttttttttttttctcccacccGCTCTCAAGTTTGTCGATGTGTCCTCCTCCTTCGTGCGATTTAGGCTGAAGTCAGAGGAACAAAATTCCagattaggaaaagaaaaaacaactctgaAAGCATTCATTCCAGAAGGCAGCCTTCTTGGGGGAGGGGAGATTTCCAGCAAGTGAAATTAAGTTTCTGTAAAACATGAAGTTTGCATATCTACCAGAGAGGGAAATCTCACGAAATGACTACCACCAAAATCAGCTgctcttttctttcactttattgAGGAATATATAGGTGTATAAGGGACTTTCGAACCTAAGTGTGAATTTGTATGGCGTATTCGGCAGTTTTCCTTTTGGTTTGGTCTGAAGACAGAATCAAAAGACAACTTTTTTTCTTGGGTTCAAAATGCTACCCTCATTTACCTGCACAGTCAGGCCTGAAGTGGGAGACTAAGGATCAGGAGTCTCTCAAAGAACCTGGCCATGGCAAAGGTTGGCACTGGGAGGGAGTGATATtgtgggaagctggaactgggggCCAGTGtcatgggggtgggaggtgggcagaCTGGAGCACAGCCCATCCCCACAGAGGCCACCACTGAGGCAGGCGGGATAGGGCAAGGGATGCCTTGGGGGATGATGCGATGCGAGTGTGACAAGTGAAAAGTTAAGCAGGTACCTGAAGGAAGTTTATCTTGCCCAGATGTTAGGGCTTTTATGAAACGTCACGTGAATAGAACAGATGTACAACTTGCAAATGGGGACACGCCTGTAAATACAAGGAAGGCAAATGCTTGGAGAGAAATCCAGGCATAAATCATCAACCTCCTTTTCTAGatatctattttcttctttaaacatttgcttTCAGGAAGGGAAGACACATCTTAAGTTGTTAAGTACATCTCCCAGAAGTTGCAATTCCATCTCCTGCCCAGATGCCCATCCCCTAGGTTCCTTTGGAGAGTTAGGGTGAGAGATGAATTTCACCACCCCCCTcctgttttccttcttcacaTTCCCCATTTCCCACATTGCTCTTTGGACTTCTCAAAAACTTTTGATCCTGAAAAACATATCGGATCTCGGTTTGGAAAAGCTGAAACTAATCAATTGCCTTTTTGAAGGGGTAGAGAGTGATAAGAAGAGCGAAGGAATGCCAGGCCTGACAGATTCTAAACCTCCAAGATGCTTGGATGGGCTGAAAGATGAGCGGGTGATCCCTTACTCATGGGGCCAGGACCCAGCACTCTGAAATCCCTGAGCCCATGGGGAAGGGCTTTTACCAAGATACGTGATCAGTTTGAttgaaaaggatttttaaaaatgacttgtaAACAGAGGaagcggtttttttttttcatgcaagAAGAAAGCTCAGCttg
Proteins encoded in this window:
- the TWIST1 gene encoding twist-related protein 1, with product MMQDVSSSPVSPADDSLSNSEEEPDRQQPPSGKRGGRKRRSSRRSAGGGAGPGGAAGGGVGGGDEPGSPAQGKRGKKSAGCGGGSAGGGGSSSGGGSPQSYEELQTQRVMANVRERQRTQSLNEAFAALRKIIPTLPSDKLSKIQTLKLAARYIDFLYQVLQSDELDSKMASCSYVAHERLSYAFSVWRMEGAWSMSASH